In the genome of Myroides phaeus, one region contains:
- a CDS encoding tetratricopeptide repeat protein yields the protein MAHRLYIYNVSLDQEFYDESLVGEWNYVIPLFFLPLFAHPLTKSELKQFGFKSSKDLFFNVKEALPLFEKFHLWIQQQVDLIPTTDQAKYLQSYERQLYYFQNLPYDYFRLDGTDVYNMNEESHKKQAQAFSAEIALYTEELANIIDLELDSEHINRGVIGQSYFPFSTFEEYLNNDNANFGWDWLEIAFEKDYDCLQYEENELYGLTTFDNKKITEAVYGYIGEFTEPNLAIIQRDELFGFIDKTGVEVVKPLYFDVGTAQIEDFFDEQGNEDTSRTLTVAAVCQDGKWGLLNLLSHTYLIPLAYELVEFLYPYYYNVYNGSHYAVYNFAGEQLIPFKGDSPFEYHYSYFCTSMGNKRDFYSRSHHYLGKFAYADVRNSDIENHLLVPSDVNPKLHNLITFEGELVLESIKHVQYVTNECVIVYTDKLKGIYNHKKAKYVLEPMNCKIDTYIDYWMNLGAGQCHVSLGKKKGIFDAIEERWIVPFTTIDVVKILTNGFAATKLKDKWALRVIALPEQESVYEYDFITMHNLEQDIDTIVLYKDNAVFTCNNDEIQTISTHHLLLLAGKLRYDSNGEVGLFNPYFNEKTQVLTADDYAQLDPYQLNAVKDYYADHSFDEQYEALLLMAEAVNNSELLQELGYRYLTEDDYIDYNKAKHLFELAATHNNPYSVTNLGYMYEHGFGVEQDIHKAIEYYTKGAELGNNTSYNNLALIYYYGAAGLDNDFNTAIHYFKQVNTKEYEVCNYLADCYYLLGEYKNALKYIKEDMKNNDNIGSFLLGRMHCYGYGVKQDGQKAIPLLEKALQQEYNLAILDLIDIYAKDEENKAPEKLAYYIALAKEKEVELPEEYKEKSFLKKTLGKWFK from the coding sequence ATGGCACATCGGTTATATATCTACAATGTTTCCTTAGATCAGGAATTTTATGACGAATCTTTAGTGGGGGAATGGAATTATGTGATTCCTCTTTTCTTCTTACCTCTTTTTGCACATCCGCTTACTAAGAGTGAACTAAAGCAATTCGGTTTTAAATCGTCTAAAGACCTTTTCTTTAATGTAAAGGAAGCATTGCCTTTGTTTGAAAAATTTCACCTGTGGATTCAACAGCAAGTAGACCTTATTCCTACTACTGATCAAGCAAAGTACCTTCAGTCGTATGAGCGTCAATTGTACTATTTTCAAAACTTGCCGTATGACTACTTTCGCTTAGATGGAACGGATGTGTACAATATGAATGAGGAGAGTCATAAAAAACAAGCACAGGCATTCTCAGCTGAAATTGCCTTGTACACAGAGGAATTGGCTAATATTATAGACCTTGAATTAGATAGTGAACACATCAATCGCGGAGTTATCGGTCAGTCTTATTTCCCTTTTTCTACATTTGAGGAATACCTCAACAACGACAATGCTAACTTTGGTTGGGATTGGTTAGAAATAGCGTTTGAAAAAGATTACGACTGCTTACAATATGAAGAGAATGAGTTGTATGGACTAACAACTTTTGACAACAAAAAGATAACTGAGGCTGTTTATGGATATATAGGCGAGTTTACAGAGCCTAATTTAGCTATTATTCAGCGTGATGAACTGTTTGGTTTTATAGATAAAACTGGTGTAGAGGTTGTTAAACCTTTGTATTTCGATGTGGGAACTGCTCAAATTGAAGACTTCTTTGACGAGCAAGGCAACGAAGATACAAGCCGTACGCTTACTGTGGCGGCAGTGTGTCAAGATGGGAAATGGGGACTTCTAAACTTGCTTTCTCACACTTACTTGATTCCTCTTGCGTATGAATTGGTTGAGTTCTTATACCCGTATTACTACAATGTGTACAATGGCAGTCACTACGCAGTGTACAACTTTGCAGGAGAACAACTTATTCCGTTTAAAGGCGACTCTCCTTTTGAATATCACTACTCTTATTTCTGTACTTCTATGGGAAATAAGCGCGATTTTTATAGTAGATCTCATCACTACTTAGGCAAGTTTGCTTATGCAGATGTGAGAAATAGCGATATCGAAAACCACTTACTTGTCCCGTCTGACGTTAATCCGAAATTACACAACTTGATTACGTTTGAAGGCGAATTGGTCTTGGAGAGTATCAAACACGTACAATATGTTACGAATGAATGCGTCATCGTGTACACTGACAAGCTAAAGGGGATTTACAACCACAAAAAGGCAAAGTATGTTTTAGAGCCAATGAACTGTAAAATAGATACGTATATAGACTATTGGATGAACCTTGGCGCTGGACAATGTCACGTTTCTCTTGGCAAGAAGAAAGGGATTTTTGATGCTATTGAAGAACGATGGATTGTACCGTTTACAACAATTGACGTGGTTAAAATACTAACCAACGGCTTTGCTGCTACTAAACTCAAAGACAAGTGGGCATTGCGCGTAATTGCACTCCCTGAACAAGAGTCTGTTTATGAGTACGACTTTATTACAATGCACAACTTGGAACAAGACATCGACACTATTGTATTGTACAAAGACAATGCGGTGTTTACTTGTAACAACGATGAAATACAAACAATAAGTACGCATCACCTACTGTTGTTAGCGGGTAAATTGCGATACGACTCTAATGGTGAAGTCGGATTGTTTAATCCGTATTTTAATGAGAAAACACAGGTTTTAACAGCTGATGACTATGCACAATTAGACCCCTACCAACTTAATGCTGTAAAAGATTATTATGCTGACCACAGCTTTGATGAACAATATGAGGCGTTGTTATTAATGGCTGAGGCAGTAAACAATAGCGAACTACTTCAAGAGTTAGGATACCGCTATTTAACGGAAGACGACTATATCGATTACAACAAGGCTAAACACCTTTTTGAATTGGCAGCAACACACAATAACCCGTACTCAGTAACCAACTTAGGGTATATGTATGAACACGGGTTTGGAGTTGAACAAGATATACACAAAGCGATTGAATATTACACTAAAGGTGCTGAACTTGGCAATAATACCAGTTATAACAACTTGGCGCTAATCTACTATTATGGAGCCGCTGGTTTAGACAATGACTTCAATACGGCTATTCACTACTTCAAACAAGTGAACACAAAAGAATACGAGGTTTGCAATTACCTTGCTGATTGTTACTACTTGCTTGGAGAGTATAAAAATGCCCTAAAGTACATCAAGGAGGATATGAAAAACAACGACAATATTGGTTCGTTCCTCTTAGGTAGAATGCATTGCTACGGTTATGGTGTAAAACAAGATGGTCAAAAGGCCATTCCTCTTTTAGAGAAAGCATTACAACAAGAGTACAACCTTGCCATCTTAGATTTAATTGATATCTACGCTAAAGACGAGGAAAACAAAGCCCCAGAGAAGTTAGCCTATTACATTGCTCTTGCTAAAGAAAAAGAGGTTGAACTACCGGAAGAATACAAAGAAAAGAGCTTTCTAAAAAAGACGTTAGGCAAATGGTTTAAATAA
- a CDS encoding catalase, whose translation METKKLTTASGRPYTDHEDSLTAGARGPVLLEDYILHEKLAHFNRERIPERIVHAKGAGAFGTFTVTNDITKYTKAKVFSEVGKKTDLFVRFSTVGGEKGSADSERDPRGFAVKFYTEDGNWDLVGNNTPVFFIKDAKKFPDFIHTQKRHPHTNLKSPTMVWDFWSLNPESLHQVLILMSDRGTPFGYRHMNGYGSHTYSMINKDNEIVYVKFHFKTAQGIKNLTGPEADQMRATDMDYAQRDLIDNIESGNFPKWNLKIQVMTMEEANNAKVNPFDVTKVWPHKDFPLIDVGVMELNRMPANYFQDVEQAAFAPTHIVDGIGFSPDKMLQGRILSYPDAQRYRLGANYEQIPVNRCPFATNNYQRDGYMRVDGNGGSEPNYFPNSFDNIVADPSYKEPARELQSTMADRFDRNAEGENDHFSQPGNLFRIMTPEAKQNTINNIVAAMSGIDGPKRDEIIGRQLCHWFRADMELGMGIAKGLNFDVSKHMNS comes from the coding sequence ATGGAAACTAAAAAATTGACAACAGCTTCTGGAAGACCGTACACTGATCACGAAGATTCATTAACTGCTGGAGCAAGAGGTCCAGTATTATTAGAAGATTATATTTTACACGAGAAGTTAGCACACTTCAACAGAGAGCGTATTCCAGAGCGTATTGTACACGCAAAAGGTGCTGGTGCATTTGGTACGTTTACAGTTACAAACGATATTACAAAATATACAAAAGCTAAAGTATTTAGCGAAGTTGGAAAGAAAACAGACTTATTTGTTCGCTTCTCAACAGTAGGTGGAGAAAAAGGTTCTGCTGACTCTGAGCGTGACCCACGTGGGTTTGCTGTGAAGTTCTATACAGAAGATGGTAACTGGGATTTGGTTGGAAACAACACCCCTGTGTTCTTTATCAAGGATGCTAAAAAGTTCCCTGACTTTATCCACACACAAAAAAGACACCCACATACAAACTTAAAATCACCTACAATGGTTTGGGATTTCTGGTCTCTTAACCCAGAAAGTTTACACCAAGTGTTGATTTTAATGTCTGATAGAGGTACTCCGTTTGGTTATAGACATATGAATGGGTATGGTAGTCACACCTATTCTATGATCAACAAAGACAACGAGATTGTCTATGTGAAGTTTCACTTTAAAACAGCACAAGGTATTAAAAACTTGACTGGTCCTGAGGCTGATCAAATGAGAGCTACGGATATGGATTATGCACAACGCGACTTAATCGATAATATCGAAAGTGGTAACTTCCCTAAATGGAACTTGAAAATTCAGGTAATGACAATGGAGGAAGCAAACAATGCTAAGGTAAATCCGTTTGACGTTACTAAAGTATGGCCTCATAAAGACTTCCCTCTTATTGATGTTGGGGTAATGGAATTAAACAGAATGCCTGCTAACTACTTCCAAGATGTAGAACAAGCTGCTTTTGCTCCTACTCACATTGTAGATGGTATTGGATTCTCACCTGATAAAATGTTACAAGGGCGTATCTTGTCTTATCCAGATGCACAACGTTACAGATTAGGTGCTAACTATGAGCAGATACCGGTAAACCGTTGTCCGTTTGCAACTAACAATTACCAAAGAGATGGGTACATGCGCGTAGATGGTAATGGTGGTAGTGAGCCTAACTATTTCCCTAATAGTTTTGACAACATTGTGGCTGACCCAAGTTATAAAGAACCAGCGAGAGAGTTACAAAGTACTATGGCTGATCGTTTTGACAGAAATGCAGAAGGTGAAAATGACCACTTCTCTCAACCAGGTAATTTATTCCGCATCATGACACCGGAAGCAAAACAAAATACAATCAACAATATTGTTGCTGCTATGAGTGGTATTGATGGTCCGAAACGCGATGAAATCATTGGTCGTCAATTATGCCACTGGTTCAGAGCAGATATGGAACTTGGAATGGGTATTGCAAAAGGATTAAACTTTGACGTTAGTAAACATATGAATTCATAA
- a CDS encoding linear amide C-N hydrolase has translation MKRIHKTVATILMCCGAFVMIPKAEACTRVVYKGPNNTILTARSMDWKEEIMPNIWVFPRGIERQGEVGKASAKWKAKYGSVVTSAFDLATTDGMNEKGLVSNILWLVESQYPEYNPQGKDKGISLAMWAQYALDNYATVEEAVIDLQKNPVVVVTANTPGRTSLATVHLTISDAKGDSAVFEYIDGKLKVYHDASYTVVTNSPTFDKQLAINDYISYLPGNKVLPGTGRSEDRFARAKYYATAVTQSDDIKVALGATFSVIRNCSVPYGVHIDGEPNLSSTKWRTVSDQKNLVYYYEDPLSLTPMWIDLKAIDFSEKASVKKLDVSQSQQYAGLSNDKLVEAKAFKFLGI, from the coding sequence ATGAAAAGAATACATAAAACAGTTGCTACAATCTTGATGTGTTGTGGTGCTTTTGTGATGATACCAAAAGCAGAGGCTTGTACCAGAGTAGTGTACAAAGGACCTAATAATACGATTCTAACGGCTCGTTCGATGGACTGGAAAGAGGAGATTATGCCTAATATATGGGTGTTTCCAAGAGGTATTGAGCGCCAAGGAGAAGTAGGTAAAGCGTCTGCAAAGTGGAAAGCAAAATACGGAAGTGTTGTTACTTCTGCTTTTGACTTAGCGACAACAGATGGAATGAATGAGAAAGGATTAGTGTCTAACATCCTATGGTTGGTAGAGTCACAATACCCTGAGTATAATCCACAAGGTAAAGACAAGGGAATTAGCTTAGCGATGTGGGCACAGTACGCTTTAGATAATTACGCAACTGTAGAAGAGGCAGTAATTGATTTACAGAAGAACCCGGTAGTTGTTGTAACAGCTAATACACCAGGAAGAACGTCATTGGCAACAGTGCACTTAACTATTTCTGATGCAAAAGGAGACAGTGCAGTATTTGAGTATATCGACGGAAAGTTGAAAGTATATCACGATGCATCGTACACTGTAGTAACGAACTCGCCTACATTTGACAAGCAATTAGCAATTAATGATTATATCAGCTATTTACCAGGAAACAAAGTGTTACCAGGAACAGGTAGATCAGAAGATCGTTTTGCAAGAGCGAAGTATTACGCAACGGCAGTAACACAATCAGATGACATTAAAGTGGCTTTAGGAGCAACGTTTAGTGTGATTAGAAACTGTTCAGTGCCTTATGGAGTTCACATTGATGGGGAGCCAAACTTGTCGTCAACAAAATGGAGAACAGTATCTGACCAAAAGAACTTAGTGTATTACTACGAAGATCCATTGTCATTAACACCAATGTGGATAGATTTAAAAGCAATTGACTTTAGCGAGAAAGCAAGCGTTAAAAAGTTAGATGTTTCTCAAAGCCAACAATATGCTGGTCTTTCAAACGATAAGTTAGTAGAGGCTAAAGCATTTAAGTTTTTAGGAATTTAA
- a CDS encoding GNAT family N-acetyltransferase, translating into MENNQLTFFRSLETNSPAYTNLVEQVNEQSVWPKYILQDRNNLKYWDKLYEVFPVYQFFLLEGNRVVGSGNCVPLYLTPKEKEDLPDEGWDWAIAKAFADFEQELKPNTLCALQISVDPAYQGKGVSKHLIDYMKGIAVESNFSDFILPIRPTLKHRYPLQQMDSYMQWINNRGLPYDAWIRSHVRNGATIVKVCNKAMAVEGTVLEWEAWTNLTFQTSGEYILPFALNPIKIDMALNKGTYVEPNVWMRYAL; encoded by the coding sequence ATGGAAAATAATCAACTTACTTTCTTTAGATCATTAGAAACTAATTCCCCAGCCTATACTAATTTAGTGGAGCAAGTGAATGAGCAAAGTGTTTGGCCAAAATACATACTACAAGACCGCAATAATCTAAAATATTGGGATAAACTCTATGAGGTGTTTCCCGTATATCAATTCTTTCTTTTAGAGGGTAATCGCGTAGTAGGTAGTGGCAATTGTGTTCCCTTATACTTAACCCCAAAAGAAAAAGAGGACTTACCTGATGAAGGGTGGGACTGGGCGATAGCTAAAGCCTTTGCTGATTTTGAACAGGAGTTGAAACCAAATACCCTTTGTGCGTTGCAAATTAGTGTTGATCCTGCTTATCAAGGAAAGGGCGTGAGCAAACACTTGATTGATTATATGAAGGGAATTGCTGTTGAGAGTAACTTCTCTGATTTTATTCTACCAATACGACCTACGTTAAAACACAGGTATCCGTTGCAACAAATGGATAGTTATATGCAGTGGATTAACAATAGAGGACTTCCTTATGATGCGTGGATACGCAGTCACGTTAGAAATGGGGCAACCATAGTAAAGGTGTGTAACAAAGCAATGGCAGTAGAAGGTACGGTGTTAGAATGGGAGGCGTGGACCAACTTGACGTTTCAGACATCAGGTGAGTATATTCTTCCGTTTGCATTAAATCCGATTAAAATAGATATGGCATTGAATAAGGGAACTTATGTAGAGCCTAATGTTTGGATGCGCTATGCATTATAA
- a CDS encoding ATP-binding protein, whose translation MSIRSVYHSLFLIFFAVLIGVSCTRSTSLHDWTGEEQERFLTAYDSFSKNNMSQLQRDSLDNFILYLKNTQSNRDFLATYIKQTDADKKYVDLYATYARVARDTQGIAKSYYLLGEFFDRNYLIDSSYYYFNQAKYSYRKLHDSVNQQKVTLIISNILADKGVFSEAEHQIHKVISLNKHTVSNYDLFNQEYLYAKIVLGLEQYTEAINRFNNALDLSTSNEVKEYYSEKELRLKRLDIYNYLSIAHIRKHQFTEAEHFLSVAFDDYKMLDKEDNIELYLKIIHNFAVVKLAKDENELALKYIKEALTLNTKYNYIKNKKLTDVLLVQYYFEIGEIFTANTILQELLEDAIKINDYKLQKEALTVLLQYDTENSKDNFQRYLELDNIINKKQTIVRNRFARLKYEADDLLQVNDKLHNQKDTIVILSFMVISFILIVVIAFFIKNKVREIATIKMYQRDTERYYKSVIDHQNAIAKVQEAERRNIARELHDGVLNKLFVTRFSLMQLEQENIEETKGLLVKEVQDVEKFIRDSSYALSNEKKLFASNFKQLIIEMVVLQNRNTAIQFDIFIDPRIELESFSHRYRISIYRIVQEALNNVQKYSNAKNCYVSFTYKTDTLVEVSVEDNGRGFDVYTTRRGKGLNNIQDRLNALNSKLVLTSTVGKGTTLLFLVKIK comes from the coding sequence ATGTCTATTCGAAGTGTTTATCATAGTTTGTTCTTGATATTTTTTGCAGTACTCATAGGGGTTAGCTGTACAAGATCTACATCACTACACGATTGGACAGGTGAAGAACAAGAGCGTTTTCTTACAGCTTACGACAGTTTTAGTAAAAATAATATGTCTCAACTTCAAAGAGATTCTTTAGATAACTTTATTTTATATTTAAAAAACACACAAAGTAACAGAGATTTTTTAGCTACCTATATCAAGCAAACTGATGCCGATAAAAAGTATGTTGATTTATATGCAACCTATGCGAGAGTAGCAAGGGATACGCAAGGAATCGCAAAAAGCTATTACTTATTAGGAGAGTTCTTTGATCGCAATTATTTAATTGATAGTAGCTATTACTATTTTAATCAAGCTAAATATAGTTATAGAAAGTTACACGATTCTGTTAATCAGCAAAAAGTGACGTTAATAATAAGTAATATTTTAGCTGATAAAGGAGTTTTTTCTGAGGCAGAACATCAAATCCATAAAGTAATTTCTCTAAATAAACATACTGTTTCTAACTATGATTTATTTAATCAAGAATATTTGTATGCTAAAATTGTTTTAGGGTTAGAACAGTATACCGAAGCAATTAATCGGTTTAATAATGCTTTAGATTTAAGTACTTCTAATGAAGTAAAAGAGTATTATTCAGAAAAAGAATTGCGTTTAAAACGTCTTGATATTTACAACTATTTATCAATTGCGCATATCAGAAAACACCAATTTACTGAAGCAGAACATTTTTTATCAGTCGCTTTTGATGATTATAAAATGTTAGATAAAGAAGATAATATTGAGCTATATTTAAAAATAATACACAATTTTGCGGTTGTTAAATTAGCCAAAGATGAAAATGAATTAGCATTAAAGTACATCAAGGAAGCGTTAACGTTAAATACAAAATATAACTATATTAAGAACAAAAAGTTAACAGACGTTTTATTAGTTCAGTACTATTTTGAGATCGGAGAGATCTTTACAGCCAATACTATTCTTCAAGAATTATTAGAAGATGCTATAAAAATAAATGATTATAAACTTCAAAAGGAAGCACTAACTGTTTTATTGCAATATGATACAGAAAACTCAAAGGATAATTTTCAGCGATATTTAGAGTTAGATAATATCATTAATAAAAAGCAAACAATAGTTAGAAATAGATTTGCTCGTTTAAAATATGAAGCAGATGATCTACTTCAAGTAAATGATAAATTACACAATCAAAAGGATACTATTGTTATTCTTTCGTTTATGGTAATTTCATTTATTCTTATCGTTGTAATTGCTTTTTTTATTAAGAACAAAGTAAGAGAAATAGCAACAATTAAAATGTATCAACGCGATACAGAGCGTTATTATAAATCTGTAATTGATCATCAAAATGCTATTGCTAAAGTCCAAGAAGCTGAAAGGAGGAATATAGCAAGAGAATTACACGATGGCGTATTAAATAAATTATTTGTAACACGTTTTTCTCTGATGCAATTGGAGCAGGAGAATATAGAAGAAACAAAAGGTTTACTGGTTAAAGAGGTTCAAGATGTTGAAAAGTTTATACGCGATAGTTCATACGCATTGTCGAATGAAAAGAAACTGTTTGCCAGTAATTTTAAACAGCTTATTATCGAAATGGTGGTGTTACAAAATCGAAATACAGCTATTCAGTTTGATATATTTATAGACCCAAGAATAGAGCTTGAAAGTTTTTCTCATCGCTATAGAATAAGTATTTATCGCATTGTTCAAGAAGCATTGAACAACGTACAGAAGTATTCTAATGCTAAGAATTGTTATGTGTCATTTACATATAAAACAGATACTTTAGTAGAAGTAAGTGTTGAAGATAATGGAAGAGGATTTGACGTATATACTACAAGAAGAGGAAAAGGATTGAATAATATTCAAGATAGGTTAAATGCCTTAAATAGTAAATTAGTATTGACAAGTACAGTTGGGAAAGGAACAACATTACTATTTTTAGTAAAGATTAAATAA